A genome region from Erigeron canadensis isolate Cc75 chromosome 3, C_canadensis_v1, whole genome shotgun sequence includes the following:
- the LOC122590446 gene encoding putative Peroxidase 48: MKTDSKSRYIPLQLGFFFLVSLIASSDSSLEYDYYRDSCPHSHHIIRSAVRRIYDRNSTVAPAILRLVFHDCFVQGCDASVLLDRTPFMESEKDTPPNQSLKGFDHIDIIKSELENECPGVVSCADLLVIAARESVILAGGPFYPVHTGRKDSDHSFPQLSYELPSPLDDLPTNIARFATRGFTEKETVTLLGAHSTGMIHCKFFEKRLYKFGGTDQPDQSIDPEFAELLRSVCNNSHSDSQSQSPSASPSPSPSTTSSKIHQERAMQMDYEGAGSGFGTLYYRSLLQGRGILFVDQQLTAGEETANWVRQYASDVSMFRRDFAQVMMKLSNTQVLTGPNGEVRRNCREVSSSLW, encoded by the exons ATGAAAACCGATTCGAAATCCAGATATATTCCTCTTCAACTCGGATTCTTTTTTCTCGTCTCGCTAATCGCGTCATCCGATTCGTCTCTCGAGTACGACTATTACCGCGATTCATGTCCTCATTCGCACCACATTATCCGATCAGCTGTTCGCCGGATTTATGATCGGAATTCTACTGTAGCTCCGGCTATCCTCCGTCTAGTTTTTCACGATTGCTTTGTTCAG gGATGTGATGCCTCGGTGCTTTTGGATCGTACACCGTTTATGGAAAGCGAGAAAGACACTCCACCAAATCAGTCTCTAAAAGGATTTGATCATATTGATATTATTAAGTCCGAATTAGAAAATGAATGCCCTGGTGTTGTTTCTTGTGCTGATCTTCTTGTGATTGCTGCTCGTGAAAGCGTGATTTTG GCTGGTGGGCCGTTTTATCCTGTGCATACCGGTAGAAAAGACAGTGATCATTCTTTCCCTCAACTTTCGTACGAGCTTCCTAGTCCCTTGGATGATCTTCCAACAAACATTGCGAGATTTGCAACTAGGGGTTTTACAGAAAAAGAAACAGTCACTCTCTTAG GTGCTCACAGTACCGGAATGATCCACTGCAAGTTCTTTGAAAAGAGGCTCTACAAATTTGGCGGGACTGATCAACCAGACCAATCTATTGATCCTGAATTTGCAGAACTCCTAAGATCTGTATGTAACAACAGCCACTCAGACTCACAGTCCCAATCGCCATCAGcctcaccatcaccatcaccgtCAACTACTTCATCAAAGATTCATCAAGAGCGGGCAATGCAGATGGATTATGAAGGAGCAGGATCAGGTTTTGGGACTTTATATTACCGCAGCCTTCTGCAGGGTAGGGGTATTCTGTTTGTTGATCAGCAGCTAACAGCCGGGGAAGAAACTGCAAATTGGGTTAGACAATATGCATCGGATGTTTCTATGTTTCGTAGAGATTTTGCTCAGGTGATGATGAAGCTTTCAAATACCCAAGTGCTAACTGGACCCAATGGTGAAGTGAGGCGTAACTGCAGAGAAGTGAGTTCATCTTTGTGGTAG